actgattTTGAATAGAATTAATTGTTAaccgaatttttaaaaaattaactgacTTCGACTGAATTAATTCGATTAACCAATCAATTAAccagttaattaaattaattcaattttacttAGAAATTTGCACGCCCCTACCATTAGATGCTTTTATCATATGGTTGTTAATAAAATATGGATATTGGAAAAACATGCAACTCAACATGAATCTGAACGCAGTTAGACAGTCATTGATCGCTCCACAAAATTGCGTTTTAGTTTTGACGTGGAGCCAAACATATAATGCTCAACACAAGTAGAAACCAATAATTGGAACCATTAGAATATTAATAAATGAGAGAGGCCTTTCACGACTAGAACTTTGAGTCTTACGCCTTACACCACTTAGCCATCCTGCCGTAAATATTTTTTGTCAGTATCAGTAATCGTTAGCTATTATTGTTTACTTTTCAAGTGAAAATTTTAGCAGTAGGGTTTTTTCTAGCAAGCAATAGATGAAGGAGAGAAGATACCAGCAAAGGGTgctaaaaaggaaaaattgatAAAGTACTACTTTGACTTAAGATCAAACTAAGGTCTAAGGCAATGATGTTAGGATACTTCGAAGAACTTAAAGAAGAATGGTTCTCATAAATTACACCCAAAAACCGATAGGTACGAGGCTTGCCACTATACAAAAATTTCCAAAAAGAGTGAGAAGGACAAACGCTTTCAGCATCTGCATATCCGCTGACTTGGTTAATTCTCAAGCTTTCGGCTGTTAGTAATCTCCAGGCAAGCTTTCAGGACCTCGTATCCCGATGCTTATGTTGTATGATCAGATGGGACATCATCCTCTGAATCAGACACGATAATTTCAAGGGCAGAGTTAACCATTGGCCTTTGCCTCAACCTATTCTTTGTGCCCAAATTTCCAGTTCTTATGCCAGGATGGATGGCACCTCCAGCCAATCTCTTACTCTGGCACAATCCCATTAACACGTCTTTCTTGTGGTCCTCATcgttcaaattttcattttcatctgcAGAATTGCATGAGTCACTACCATTGCTGTCATCACCATCTGTTCCGCTACtataatcatcatcatcatcatcatccttcCCATTACCATCACCGCCAGCTTCGTGTAGCTTGTCATCTTCAGTGTCACTACCCGAGGAGTTTGCTTTCCCATCTGAACTGCCTTTTGAGACAGAGCCTTCCACGTCTGAACCTCCGTCGAGGGCAAAAGATTGTCTTGGAAGCTTCTGTCCATGGCTTTGTTCCTCAACAGTCTTCCTTTTCCTGTAtcaaaattgaattgaagtcacaACCAATTAATGGTCAAACCATCAAAGAAGAACACACGATTGACAGTTTAGTGTAACTGTAAACTCCCTTCTGACAGAAATTCTTAAGGGCATTCAGTTCAATTCAAGTAGAAGCCACTCTTTGGCGTTGACCTCCTATCTCAAGAGTAAATgctttatagaattttttttgcttttggtaCAATGTAATACTAGTTGGGGTTTTACAGTGATTTCAGTTGCGCCGGAAGCACAATACACAAACAAGCATACATTAATCAAATAACACAAAACCCAAAAGACGACAGCAGACAAAAATGCCCAGTAACCAAAAGTTTAACAGTTCtcgaaacaaaataaataaatcagtTAACTTGACATGTTTAGAGAACCTACTATTACTTAATAACCCAGACAGAAAGACATATGCACTTCTACAGATCAGATGTGCGTATGATTAATTAAGATAATTAAGAAGATGAAGATAAACAACAAATGTAAATAGATTAAACAAGTCTTACTATAAACAACAAATGTAAATAGATTAAACAAGTCTTACTTTGTTAATTCTATAGCCTCATCAATAGCACGATCATATTCATCTGCATGATTATAAACCCATCATAAGTCGATCAATGTGCatttaataaaaaacaaatgCTAAAGTTTAACTAGACTAAGAGCAAAAGCCGAGTAGATCAATACTATTGATGATCATATTTATCTGCATGATTATAAACTCATCATAAGTCGATCAATGtgcatttaataaaaaaacaaatgctaCAGTTTAACTAGACTACGAGCAAAAGCTGAGCAGATCACAGCTAAGATTCAACTACACCTGATTGGCCTGCCTAAGCCTTACACTACAAATGGTAAGGAAAATGGAGGAAATGGAATAGATGAAGATATGACAAAGGAGACGCTAAAGAGACATATTTCCTTCATCCTGTTAGGCATGTATGACAGGAAATAAAGAAAACAAGGTTAAAGCAGtaaataaaattgttaagttGAAATAGTGTTTTCATCCCACAATTGGAAGGATTGGGTTTGGATGAAGGAAAAATGGAAATCTACTCAGTTTCCTTCCATCTTCCTATTGCTGTCTTACCAAATGAAGGAAATGAAGGAGGCAGTTTTTTCTCTCACCATCCATCTTTTCTCTCCTACCATAGTGTTAAGTTTACAGAGGAAGAGAACATAAACCCtttgtttttccttttaaaatattaagtagaATGTAAATTCAACATAAATCAACAATAGCTTAACTCAGGTAGGAACTTTCAGCATTTCCAATCACCATAGATTCAAGTGAAGTTATTAACTTGACCTTTATAGAATGCATGTCCAAATAAAGATAAAGCAATTTTTACAGGTTTATAGCTAAAAGGATCATCGGATTGTAACAATAGCAGGAAAGAAGTTTCCATCATACCAAATGTGTAACTGACAGGCCTACGATTGCGACATGAGCGGGTAATCTCAGTACCAGAAGAATTTCTCAAGTCATTTAGGAGCATTTCTTGCCTTTCCTTCCGTTTCAGTGCCCTGTCTTTCTTCTATATAACACAATAAATTGAACAGGTTTACCAACAGAAATAAAACAGAAGCATAGGAACAGTGAGATACACCAAGATTTAGTAGAAGATAAAGGACCTGTCAAGCTTACCTTTTGAAATTTCTCCACAACAGGAATGACATCATTATTGATAGTCTTGCCAATAGCAACTTCTGCTGCAGTCCTGCTAGCCAAGAGTTTATCCTGCCATTTATAGCATGAAAGAAAATAATTGCTTAGCATTTCAGCATTGAGAGAAAAACAACTATTGTGAACTTACCACAACTTCACGGAATTCCTTGAAATCCACTGCAAGTGTTTCCCAGTGAGAACAGACAGTTGGTAAGGTTGAACTTGCTTTCCCCTTTGCTTTTGATTTAGATTCAGTCCTGTTTATTTCCTTGTACAATCTATAACCAAAGACTGTATTTCCATCATACCTACAAACAAATTTGAACTTATTAGTGTAAATCACACAACTGATTTTACAGAATCCAGAATACAGTCAACAATTACCAGTACAAAACATTTCCATTCGCCCCTATCTTCTCTTTCCGGAAGCAAGAAATTTCTTTATTACTTTTCATAGCATCATTAATGTATGACACTGCATCATCTTGCTGTAGGATAATAGGATCCATAAAAGAAAAGTCAAAATGATATGGAATTACTACAAACATTCATCTCAAAACTTACAAAAATAGAAATTAGACattgattttgggatgatacaaagAAACCATTTCAAAAGCACATGGACGAACATGATGATAGATAGAGACACAATcactaattcaattaaaacagaACAGAATTCAAAAGGATGATAGATTACATCTGCTCGAATTTCACAAAGTGCTTTTAGGAGAAGCAAGCGGCTAGTTGGATCAAGTTCTTTGTATTTAGATATCTCCTCTctgcaaaacaataaaataacaaAGCAAAACAACCTCGTTAAAAGCATGATCCACTATCAAGGATTAAGTAAGCAACTTTGGTTTTATTCATTAATACCCATTGCGAGCAGTGAGTGGAATCTCTCCTTCAGCAACCTGCAGTAATAGATGAATGAGTACAAAACTCATCAAATCATCCAGATTACCATGAAGGTGGCACATCCAATAGAAAAAATTTGCCTCACCCATGGCCACCACACGGCAAGTTTCTTGCAAAGTACGGTCACCCATCCATCAGAAACATTCAACAATTTACTCATAGGTGGTGTCCCCTGTCAACAAACAGTTCCACTTAAGAcatagtaaagaaaaaaaaatccccaGACACGAAACTTTTTATTACAGGGGAAAATGCCAAAACCAGGGAGCAATAGCTCCACAATCCAACAAAGAACAAACACATTACATAAGTAAAGGTGGTCTAATGCTAGTAATGTAAAATATTTCTATAAAGACTAGACTCAATGTACTTATAACAAAAACATGTTTCAGGAAAAGCAATAAAAAGATTTAATGCGGATTTATCAAATGCAAAGAAGAAAGTTTGGACCTTCAAAAGTTTGACATGAAGTGCGGCAATTGAGGTATTAGGTTTAACCAGCCCTAACTCGATCTCTTCCGCTGTCAGCTTCAAATCAGTCCCGATCAATGGCTCAAAAACCTGTCAAAACCCAATATCAATTGCAAACACTAATATATGTTCTCTCATCTCATGATCTACGGTTAAACGTTGCCTCCTAAAGGAAAAGAatgatcaaaagaaaaaaagaagatttCTCTTACAATAAGGAAATTGAGAACCGAGGCGAGTTCCCATCTGTTACGTAGCTTGGTGACCTCCGAATTGAAAAACGAGTCGTCCAAAATCAAGACCGAGTCGTCTCGGGTTTCTTTGCCTTCCAGAGACGGCATTGGTCCGAGAGAGGGTTTTCGGCGATCAACGACCATTTCTAGATAGAGAAAACGAAGAGTAAAGATTCACATAAGAAAACTAGAAAAGGGTCGTTGGAGACAGTGTGAGGGTTTAGGGGTGGGTGGAGGAGAAGTAAGGGATTTTTCCCGCCTAAATGAATATTACCTCAGAATACTGAAACTGATGGCGTGGTTAGGGTTAAATTCATATGGGACTGTCAAATTTCAGAATTTAACCATGCTCTGCCTGTCACGTTAATGATAGAGTAAAGGGAGTGTTTATGGGCCTTTTAGGCCCACTTATATGTTGGAAAACTCATTTTTGTTTTCGAGTTTCCACTATGATCCAATCCAATTCGTCGGGTCAAGCTGTAAATTATGTTGAATCTCAGTGTATTGAAACACAGGGGTATAAATGCAAGTCAcaatgaccaaaaaagaaaacgATAACCCTAACAAATAACAAAATTCAAAACAAATGATACtatcaacaaattcaaaatgaatgatagactataaaatttaaacatatgcTTAGTGAGAACCAAAATAATAGATTAATAGAGATGAAAATTTTGTCTTGAGGCTTCTTATTTAATCGAcattcacacacacatatatatatatagatattgaTACATTATGAAATgtaaaaattcaaatcaaaattcattatgAGTTGTATTTTTAAGATATCAAAGTAGTTGTTTTATgacttgctaatgaagtcttgtaGGAACATATACGGGTTGAACTGATTTATTAACATGTAAATATGAAAGTTTTCTAAAACGCAAcgatatataattttattaataatagatTTAGCAGAATcctatacaaaaaataaaaacataagaaCGTATATTTACAGCATTGCATTTTGGGTTAAACAAAATATTAGATACATATATAGCTTGAAAAAATATAGATTCATTGTGAATTATGTTGACCTCAATGCATAGAAAAGATTGTAAATATCcaagatttttaatgaaaactagGTTTCACTTCTTTTATGGTTTTAAGTCATTGGGTTTGATCTCTTTGGCATTGGTTTTATATATTGACTTCTCTATCTTTATATTTGataacattttttcttttttggaattTAATGATTGAAATGTAAGAAATGAGCAAAAAGAATATAacttgataatatatataaattttaaaagattaaatttattattatatcattaaaaaattaattctatgtttaattaactatttaacaATAAAgtgatgaaatattaaatttgtttgaatttcaCCCACGAAAGTTGTTCAAGAGTTACATGGTTGTCAATgcttggcttaaccaaaaatacTTATGATgtaattgatatatatttttaaataaattaaaatttctaaaacattaataatgaaattgaattgtgtagCTAGATTGAATAAGAACACCAAAAATAGTTATGACACCAAAAATAGTTATGATGtaattggtattttttttttgaaaaataaattaaaaattctaaaattagaTGAATGAAATAAAACACCCCCTTTTAAACCTATAACGATGAAaatgaaacatttaaaaaattctaaattcttTTTATTGATTATTTACTCATACATTTCTTTTCCAGTTATATAATACCGATTAAACTGCGAGACTTACCGACTGCTTTTAATCTGCCGACAACCACGGTTTTATTTACGTAATCATATCCCtttaattttatcaatatatatacaaaaccaaaatttcacatatttaaaaaaaaaatcgaatgcATTAATATGAACAGAACGAAAAAGATAAAATCTTTTAATGGTTTAAACATTTgcatgtaaaaaatataaatttttaatagtttaaatatAATTGAACAACAGTAGACATATTTCTCATTTTTCCCCATATGTTCCCTATTTCTTTCTCATTCTTTACATAGCAAAAGACAGAATTAAGCTCCTCCACAACAAATTCCTCTGCTTTAAAAGGTGATTGAAAATTGAGAGCTTCTATAATATGGTATGGATAAAACCATGCAAATAGCTCCACATACTAAAAATTATGAAGCTACTGCATGCTATCCTATTATCTTTATTGGATGGGTGGTTTCATGtcataataatttacaaaattatttagtACATAAAATTAAAACCCAGTTGCGCGCATACACACACCCCCTCTGAACAGAACTCATCAATGACCATAAGCCCGAGAAGCCATCAAAACTTTAAAGTTCAAAGAAATCAATACATGTATTTGATTTTGCCCAATGAATTGgagaatatatatacaaaaaaatatattcatattatttataagaaaatgGTTGCCAGAATCTGAATCAGCCAATCGCATCCGCTTCCAGAGTTGTGAAATCGGGTTCTTGTAATAGTGGACTTAGCAAACACGTGAATATGAAGTAGCAGAAATACATGTTACATGTACTGAGACAGCCATTGTTTACACATATCAAGCACGGGAAGAGCATTGGCATGTAAAGCCTGAAAGGTATTAAAACAACATCGGCACTTTCTCGTCAGCTCTGAATGATTATATCAGATTAGAGTTAATGGGCATAAGATACCACTCGAAAATCGGTTGAAGAATGTCACACATTTACAGTTTTTAACTTCAGAGGACCTTCATGAAAGACTAACTCATAAATTGTGACACTAGAGAAAAGGAGGACAACCTGATGTGCAACATATTGAACATCGGCCACGCTTCCACTTCGAGATGCAATTTGGAAAGCACTTTTTAGGCGACCACAAACCACACATGCCAGCACTTTCCTGCAAAGAGGAGTTAGGAATTGAAAAGCACACAAAAGTTATCCGATGCAGTTTTTAGCAACTAATACAAATATAAGTAATGAAACCAAGGAGGCTGCTTACCTCCAACTATATGACATCTTTTAGCAGaaattaaaaactataaatattCTAAATCTCCACTAAAAAGTAACAAAAGATGAACCCTTTTCCCATTAAATGGCTAATTCCCAGTTCAAAGTTTTCTATTTCTCGGTAATTGCTGTAAGAAAAAGATTATGGATATAACAGCAAAGAATATTAGAAGTGAGGCATCTCCTGTAAGTATTAACCATCTATCAACTAACTTGGGTTTTGTCGTAATGAACTAGTGACAACTAACTGCAAAACCTATCGCTTTTTCAGTTGCAATTAAAACATAACAGTACATCTGGAGGAGTCTACTATCAGGTGACCATCACAATATTCAACTGATTCACTTAAATTAATGAGCCAAACCAGCTTTATTATTTTGTAGGCAAGGAAGAAAAAGGACAGGTTGGAGATAAATAGCATGCATGAATCTATTTCATAAATAGAACATTGACTAGCTCAGTGGGTGAAGGTTGGATTGCCAGGCACAAGTCCTTCGAACAGTTGCCTTTTAGAAACCTTTTTCTAGTTAGAATATTACCTAGCAGACTAGTCCACCTATTTGAGGATCCAATACAATAGCCTTAAATGAATACATACTGTGTATGATCTGCTGTACCTAGAAAAAAATGCAAAGTGACAACAACAAAAACTTGAAATATCCAAAAAAAGATTACCTGTGACTACTAGTCAGCATGTCAATGAGACGGTCTGGGCGTTCCTTGTGTTTGTTAGCATACACATTAATAGCAGCCCCCAATACCTACAAATTCCAGAAGTCACAGGATCACTCATTCATGAAACAAAAGAAACATTTTTTTTGGGGGGCGGGGGGGAACCTATATTCTGGTCGTTTCACATAATTGCTTATTTCATTTTATCAAGAAACTACCAAATACACTAAAAGGTCACCATTGAGCTCAATTTGAATAAACTTGCTTCATTTAATGGATTGGATCGCCTTTCAGATTCAGCTAGACAACAAGAACTTATTGGCTGAACTCAAATGAAGAAGCTAACATGCAACCATGCTTATGGCACCTCTGCCTTTTGACGACTAAACAATACAAATAACCAGAGCATGCACCAGCCTTTGGCAAgtttgtttaatattttgatctGCATAAAGTATATTCAGTAGGAACTAATATTCTAAGTAACTTGTATACCAAGAAGATGCTAGTGGGACCCGTTTTTCATAAAAGTTTCGATTTAGAGCATCAGCACAAGCTAATGGGTAATAGACAGAATTTATAGCTCAAAAGTTCAACTGAATGCCTTTTAGTGCTTTTAATTTGTCAATATTGCCAACAGAATCCAAACACTAATTTCTTAATTACTGTGGTTCCTTCCATAGCATACAACTTTAAAAAGTCTAATATTGTATTTTCAACTAAAGGACCTCTGGAACTATCAGAACATAAATTCAAAAAGTGTTGGCCCTCTGGTAAGTACTATTGTGTTCACTAGACCACATCAAAAGAAAGTGCACTACCTGGTcccaatcatcatcatcaattgttCCTTTAATGTTTCTGAAAAATTCCGTCAACTGGCTGCCCTTTTTCCTTTCAGCAAGCGATGCAGCAACAGCAGCATATATGTCAACAGCTGCATGGAAAATACGCCAAATGTTAAAAGCAGAACTGCATTAACTTAGATAACTTTAAGAAAttgacaaaaaggaaaaaatgtgCAGCCACCTGGAagattaaattcataaataaCTTGGAATGCCAAATCAAAGTTCCTCTCGACAAGAGTTTCTGCAATCTCACACCTCCTCCTGAAATGCAGCAAGCATCACAAACCAGTCAACATCGACAGCAATGTGCATTCCACTAA
The sequence above is drawn from the Gossypium hirsutum isolate 1008001.06 chromosome A05, Gossypium_hirsutum_v2.1, whole genome shotgun sequence genome and encodes:
- the LOC107958900 gene encoding DDT domain-containing protein DDR4, yielding MVVDRRKPSLGPMPSLEGKETRDDSVLILDDSFFNSEVTKLRNRWELASVLNFLIVFEPLIGTDLKLTAEEIELGLVKPNTSIAALHVKLLKGTPPMSKLLNVSDGWVTVLCKKLAVWWPWVAEGEIPLTARNGEEISKYKELDPTSRLLLLKALCEIRADQDDAVSYINDAMKSNKEISCFRKEKIGANGNVLYWYDGNTVFGYRLYKEINRTESKSKAKGKASSTLPTVCSHWETLAVDFKEFREVVDKLLASRTAAEVAIGKTINNDVIPVVEKFQKKKDRALKRKERQEMLLNDLRNSSGTEITRSCRNRRPVSYTFDEYDRAIDEAIELTKKRKTVEEQSHGQKLPRQSFALDGGSDVEGSVSKGSSDGKANSSGSDTEDDKLHEAGGDGNGKDDDDDDDYSSGTDGDDSNGSDSCNSADENENLNDEDHKKDVLMGLCQSKRLAGGAIHPGIRTGNLGTKNRLRQRPMVNSALEIIVSDSEDDVPSDHTT